In Mustela lutreola isolate mMusLut2 chromosome 16, mMusLut2.pri, whole genome shotgun sequence, the genomic window AGTCCTTCAAACAGAgagacattcctctaggaactcggCTGCCTTGATGTTAAGACTTCGCtaaaggcaaaaggcaatccCAGCctgatcccccctccccccggatCCTGCaagtctactttaacatgtaaaaattcctttagaattttcccaatgcagggctcagacctgagcctcaggcagacaatgactgagccacccaggcgcccctagaactaTACCGATCATGCTctgagaaaagggaggaaggtCCTGCACAGTGGGGAAACAGCTTCCCTGAAGGATCATCCAACCACACCGATCTGACCTTGACTGGGATTTTCTACCTGGGAAATGGCTTGTAAGCAACCACAGCTCATGCCTTGTTGATCTGGCCTATGCCACTGTCATAAGTCTTCTTCTAATCCCACATAATTCCATCATCCAACACCCTCTTCCATCCCTTGTCATGGATCTAGCCAGGGGAACTTACAGTAATCACTGATATCCAACAGCATTAGTCCTCAGGAAGACACAGGTCGTCGATCAAATCATCAGGATAAACCTGGACTTCCCTACTATTGAGAAAcccacattttccatttcttttccccattACATGTATTCATCAGATGACACCAGCAGGAGCTCCTTGTGCCTTTGCAGTGACTAAAAGGAGCCACTTCTGGGTCCCTCCCAACATGGGAAATAGTTCCTCACATTTCCTTTTAATAGGTCCTGTCTTTTTGGTGAAGGATGGTGCCTTCCTCACAGTTTACTTAGACTCACATCCCACATTGTTGTGCTAAATGTCTGCATTAATACCCATTTGCTTTCTATCTGTCTAATATCAATTAAGCATTTTCTGAGGACACTATCTCAATAATATAGGCAAAAAAGAATGGTTTTAGTGCCTACATAGGTGGAAAGAAACATGACCGCAAATGCAATTGGAGCTCTGAAGATAAGGTCATAAAACAAGTAAGAGTTATTTTTCTACATCTAGGGAGTCACAGGCAACTAGGGATAGTTGTCCTCCTCTACATGCTAATTCTTCAGCTTAAATATTTTCCGTCTCTTCCCTGGGCTACCTCATCACGTCTATTGGGATAGAGGTCTCCTTCTTATGGGGTATCTATGACACACATAGGATGGTCATATGCGCATGTGCACCTCATAGACACATCAAAACAACACTCAATGTAGGATGTGGGGCACATACCTTCATTTAGGGCCATGGTGCAGTGCTACAGAGTCCCAAGTCTAAGTCCAGAATATGCCACTCCGACAAAAACAGATTTAGAGAAGTGCTGTGGGAGGGGGAGTCTTCTTTATGAGACATGGGAAGGAAAGCACtgggagaaaggagagatggTGGCTTACAAGGACAGAGTGCAGATGTCATATGAGATGTTCCACTAACCTGTAACCCTGCAGCATGCTGACTGTGGAATGCactagttttccatttcttttccccattACATGTATTCATCAGATAACACCAGCAAGAGCTCCTTGTGCCTTTGCAGTCACTAAAAGGAGCTACTTCTGGGTCCCTCCCAGAAGTGGGAGGTCCCTGTAAAACTGCTGGCTACACAAAATCAATGCCAAGTAGCGGTATCATGGAGTACATGAGCTCAAACATGAACAGTATCTCTCTGTTACACACCTCGGTAATACACGCACTATAATATCATTGTAttcacaaagaggagaaaatcacATCATAGACTACGGGAAAACATAATCACACAACCCTTCAACCTTCAGACCACTGGGAAAATGGATTCCTAGGTTTACTGTTCTACTCCAGAATCAAACAGGTGATTGATTCAATCAGCTCCCTACAACTCTCAATGAGATAGATGAACACTAGACATAGGACAACACATCATTCATGACACATCCATATCCGTATGTTGAAAACCAGTATTTTATTAGTGAAAATGTATTATGTTCACACATACACTAAGTTATGCTTTGAAAATCCACTCTATTTTTGACATCCGAAATACAGAATACACATGTGCAAAAGCATTCGAGTGTTGCAAGAAAGACACGGAGTACCTATTTCCAAAAATTTCACGACAGAGGTACACTCCTCAGAAATGTGTATGTTCAATGGTATGGCATTGGAAGAAAGCGTTAGCTACCCTCTTTCAGTCATCTCTCAGGATCTCCTCATTTAACCATATCCAGTCATACTCAGTAACGATTGCACTTAGGAAGATACATTCATAGTTTACTGCACAGCTACCTCTTTTTCCTTGAAGAACAATTAGGAAAAGCTCCTATTTCTAATGTTCAGGAAGTTCTTTAGTTTCAGTACATCCAGGAAGTGTGTGCTCTGAACACCTATCCCATGGACTGTCGTATCAGTGTTGTAATTCTAAACACCATCTACACAGAGATGTACCTCATATGTTGTATATCATATGGTCCTCTTGCATGGAAAATTAGGTACACCATGAGTCCCACTTAATGGAGCAGGACATCTAATATCTTTGATGTAGCAACATGGGTGTTCTCACACACCCACGAGGAACAGAGAAATTTTCCGGAGTGATTTCAGAAGAAATACATTAATATAGTTGGTCACAAATCTCAAATAGGGttattgtaaaaatttaaaaaatactgaaatccatatatatatacacacacacacacacatacaagtcCACCCACTAAATCTGTTCAACAGACTACCATATACATTTTCTAAGTGTACAGGtctggtgtgtatgtatgtatgtatgtatacacacacacacacacacacacacacacacacacacacacacacttatacaaGTCCACCCACTAAATCTTTTCAACAGACTACCATATACATTTTCTCAGTGTTCAGGTCTGATTTCTCCTTATAATCACTATTTTCATGCAGAGAAATGTGTGAGTAGGGTCAATAATGTATTCTATTGGCTTGATTTCCGTAACACTCATTGGCATCTGATGTTCAATTCAATAGTTTTCTAAACATTGCTAACTTTCAATGGACTTTCCTTAATGCACTCTCTGGTGTGTGTTCCAGTGTATACTAAAATGAAGGCCTCATCACATTCACGATGTTCCAAGGGTTTGAATCTAGTATGCATTTTGACATATTGTGTAAGGACTAAATTCCAGTTACAGGCTTGGCCACTTTCTTTACATTTCACACTTTCACTCCTGTATGAAAACAACGATGTGAAGAAAGTTGGGAGTCCCACTGAGAGGTCAGACACATTCTTAGTGTTTGTACACTTACTCTCCTATTTAAAATCTCTTACATGGAGTGAGGAGGGAGCAGTCCTTAGGCACTCTCTCACATTAATTACATCCGTAGTTTTCTCTGCAGGGTGAATTCTGTGATGTGCAGGAAGGGTTGTGTGCCTGCTAGAGGTTTGGCCACATTATTCATCCGGTGTCTTTCTAGTTATGAATTCTGTTTGGAAGGTGTGCATGGAGAAAAAGGCCTTGCCACACTGGTTATATTTGTGAGGTTATTGTCCAATATGAATTCTCCTGTAGGCCTGAATCGGTGAGCACTCTTTAGCCAATTTTgctcacattctctttttctttcattcttcactatattatttatttgacagagagatgggagagagagcccaagtagaGAGGATgtcaggcagggggagagggagaagcatgctgcccgctgagcagggagcccgatgcagagctgaatcccgggaccctgggatcatgacctgagccaaaggaagccgcataacctcctgagccacccaggtgcccctgttcttacATTCTACACACTGGTAAACCTTCTATCTagtatgaatattatttttagtgAGGACCAAGTGCCTGAATAGGCCTAACAACATTCTTGATGTTGGTAATGTTTCTCTCCAGGAAGAATTCTCTGATTCTCAGTAACACTTGACCTCCAGTTAAATTCATGACATTTGCCTGGTTTCtgtccagtatgaattctgtgatgtcgaGTAAGAGTTGAGCTGTGTATAAAGACCTTGctacattcttgacattggtaatgtttctctccagtatgaattttgTACTGCTGAGTAAGACCTGAGCTGTGGTTAAAGGCCTCCACAGTCTTGATATTGGTAAGATGTCTTTCCATCACAAAATCTCTGATGCAGACTAAGCCTTGAGTGCCAGTTAAGAGGCCGTGCCACATTTTTGGAATTCATAGGGTTATGCtcttgtatgagttctactaTGTCGACTGAGGTGCAGAGTTCACCTtgaaggccttgccacattcgtGACATTGGTAAGGTTCCTCTCCAGTATGAGTTCTGTAATGTTCAGTAAGAGCTGAGCTGTCCCTAAAGGGCTAGCCACATTCTTCACATGGTAACATTATTCTCCACAATGAAAACTGTAATGGTAAGTTAGACCTGACCTCCTgctaaaggccttgccacatttttgacattggtaaggtttctctccagtatgaattctgtgatgtcgtATAAGGATTGAGCTGTtgttaaaggccttgccacattcttgacattggtaaagTTTTTCTTCATTATGAATGTTTTGATGTTGATAAAGATATGACCTCCacttaaaggccttgccacattcttgacattggtatgGTTTCTCTACACTATGAATCTTGTGATGCCGAGAAAAACTTGACCTCCAAGTAAAAGCCTTGCCACATttttgacattggtaaggtttcctTCCAGTATGGATTCTATGATGTTGAGAAAGGTGTGAAAGGCAGTTATAAGCCTTGCCACATttttgacattggtaaggtttctctccagtatgaattctgtgatgttcagCAAGAGATGACCGCTGGTTAAAGCTTTTGCCACATtcctgacattggtaaggtttctctccagtatgaattctgtgatgttgagtAAGGGATGACCTCTGGTTAAAGCTCTtaccacattcttgacattggtaaggtttctctccagtatgaattctgtgatgctgAGTAAGGGTTGAGCTGTGGTTAAAGCTCTTGCCACATTGTTGACACTGGTAAGGTTTATTTCCactatgaattctgtgatgttgaatAAGTTTTGAGCATGATGTAAATGCTTTGGCACATTCATTACAGTTGCAATTTTTCCCTGCAATATGAATTTGGTGCTGTCTATTAAGACTTGAGTGATTGTTAAaagccttgccacattcttgacattcgCAGGGTTTCTCTCCAGAATAGATCTGCGAATGTCCATTTATTGATGAACAGTCCTTAAAGCTTTGATTGCCTTCTTCACATTTGTATACTTTTTCTCTGGTATGCATTCGCTGATGTTGAGATAGTGTTGAGTGGCAGTCAAAGGATTTACCACAttccttaaaaatataagtttcCCTTCCCATAGGGATTATCTCCTTGATGTTTAGGCTTGATGACTGACTAAACATGGTCCCTGGTTTATTATATCTGAATGGGCCTTTTCCCTCATGAATTCTCTGATGATCAGCAACACTGGAGGACTGGTTACGAGCTGTCCCACATTCATTATCCTTGTGAGGACGGTCTCCTGAAGGGAGTATACTGAGGTTAGAGCTTGGATGAAAGCCTTCCCCACATTTATCACATTCATGATGGTGCTCAGCAAACCTAGCCCTGACACATCTGTGAACTCTGGAGCCCTGGTCCAATGTTTTCTCAGATTCAGTGCATTGAGTAATTCTGTCTCCAGTGAAAAGCCTCTGGTCATACTGTTGGGTCGACTCCTCAGTGAAGTCCCTCTCAAATGGATCCCACTGAGGactttgttcttcatttctaaatctcTGATTTAAGGTCAGGCGAATCCTATCTTCCAAATGGCTCAAATCATTATTTTCAGCATGAACTCGGTTAC contains:
- the LOC131817673 gene encoding zinc finger protein 83-like → MLKTKKAAGHYRIHSGNKPYQCQQCGKSFNHSSTLTQHHRIHTGEKPYQCQECGKSFNQRSSLTQHHRIHTGEKPYQCQECGKSFNQRSSLAEHHRIHTGEKPYQCQKCGKAYNCLSHLSQHHRIHTGRKPYQCQKCGKAFTWRSSFSRHHKIHSVEKPYQCQECGKAFKWRSYLYQHQNIHNEEKLYQCQECGKAFNNSSILIRHHRIHTGEKPYQCQKCGKAFNHSSGLTQQYKIHTGEKHYQCQECSKVFIHSSTLTRHHRIHTGQKPGKCHEFNWRSSVTENQRILPGEKHYQHQECC